The following proteins are co-located in the Hevea brasiliensis isolate MT/VB/25A 57/8 chromosome 11, ASM3005281v1, whole genome shotgun sequence genome:
- the LOC110671346 gene encoding zinc finger CCCH domain-containing protein 18, whose product MASEEERALENQLELQLQEQKDSLAALDDALASDPSNAELLSVQEELVQTIKDAEDGLLHLKRARLLREVDSALDDSKQSADYVKVEPLDPNDVEPEPLEEQSYSVGSKCRFRYNDGRWYNGKIIGLEGSNTVKISFLTPTSENMMICKFFLQQRCRFGTNCRLSHGFNVSLSSLKKHIPTMWDQSLVGSSIWAASDNNAGIWRKAELESWDDELRVGKVVFRDDGSFAKLGSDAMTLSEYALMSDEEESDSSSEQSDSSDCEEEGTQGLGFLESSTLQRGIQTETAIFAKWENHTRGIASKMMANMGYRNGMGLGASGQGMLDPISVKVLPAKQSLDHAIQSQKEEEIKEDQGRKRSRGGKRKREKKFAALARVAEEEEEMGPDVFSLINNQLAMHSEALNGGSAKKHQNKGSGEKKVDRRVLVAYDDEVKELRMRVEKLEEMASRNKKEKVVYEAAMRKLNETRKALAEAEAAHASASNAVASKEKEKKWLKF is encoded by the exons ATGGCGAGTGAAGAAGAGAGAGCTCTAGAGAATCAGCTGGAGCTTCAGTTACAGGAGCAGAAAGATTCACTTGCTGCCTTGGATGATGCTCTCGCCTCTGACCCCTCCAATGCCGAGCTCCTCTCG GTTCAAGAGGAGCTTGTTCAGACAATTAAAGATGCAGAGGATGGACTTCTGCACCTAAAGCGTGCACGTTTATTGCGGGAAGTTGATTCCGCACTCGATGATTCTAAGCAATCTGCTGATTATGTCAAGGTAGAGCCTCTTGATCCAAATGATGTTGAACCAGAGCCACTGGAGGAGCAAAGTTACTCTGTTGGATCAAAATGTAGATTCCGTTACAATGATGGACGATGGTATAATGGTAAAATTATTGGGTTGGAAGGTTCTAATACAGTGAAGATCTCTTTCCTTACCCCTACCTCAGAAAATATGATG ATATGCAAGTTTTTTCTGCAACAACGATGTCGATTTGGTACTAACTGCCGCTTATCGCATG GGTTTAATGTGTCATTATCTTCTCTGAAGAAGCACATCCCAACAATGTGGGATCAGTCATTGGTGGGGTCCAGTATTTGGGCAGCTTCGGATAATAATGCTGGCATTTGGAGGAAAGCTGAACTTGAATCATGGGATGATGAACTCAGAGTAGGGAAGGTTGTTTTTCGTGATGATGGAAGCTTTGCAAAGCTTGGGAGTGATGCAATGACTTTGTCTGAGTATGCTTTAATGAGTGATGAAGAGGAAAGTGATTCAAGCTCAGAACAATCTGATTCTAGTGATTGTGAAGAGGAGGGCACACAAGGCTTAGGATTTCTCGAGAGCAGCACTCTACAAAGAGGCATACAAACAGAAACTGCCATATTTGCCAAGTGGGAAAATCACACCCGGGGCATAGCTTCGAAGATGATGGCAAACATGGGCTACCGTAATGGAATGGGTTTAGGTGCATCTGGGCAGGGAATGTTGGATCCCATTTCTGTGAAGGTCCTCCCAGCAAAGCAATCGCTTGATCATGCTATACAATCTCAGAAGGAAGAAGAGATCAAAGAGGATCAGGGGAGGAAGCGGAGCAGAGGTGGAAAGAGAAAACGCGAGAAGAAGTTTGCTGCTTTGGCTAGGGTcgcagaagaagaagaggaaatggGACCAGATGTTTTCAGTCTTATCAATAATCAACTGGCTATGCATAGTGAGGCTTTGAATGGAGGGTCTGCTAAGAAGCATCAAAATAAAGGCTCTGGAGAGAAGAAAGTGGACAGACGTGTTCTGGTTGCATACGATGATGAGGTGAAGGAGTTGAGAATGCGAGTGGAAAAGCTTGAAGAGATGGCAAGTAGAAACAAAAAGGAGAAGGTGGTTTATGAGGCTGCCATGAGGAAGTTGAATGAGACTCGCAAAGCTTTGGCAGAAGCTGAGGCTGCTCATGCTTCTGCGTCAAATGCAGTTGCGagtaaagaaaaagagaagaaatggcTCAAGTTTTGA
- the LOC110671338 gene encoding protein TIC 55, chloroplastic → MAFTFLSHITFLSKPFTFSSKVTPPTPLYTKTHLLKPLNIRPQRTKCHAISDLQATTVPESREVEDQEDHVVLQDPFSEEERRGERVVAEYEWTEEWYPLYLTKDVPDDAPLGLTVFHKQIVLFKDGQGELRCYEDRCAHRLAKLSEGQLIDGRLECLYHGWQFEGEGKCVRIPQLPANAKIPRSACVKTYEVRESQGVVWVWMSQKTPPNLNKLPWFENFARPGFQDTSAVHELPYDHSILLENLMDPAHIPISHDRTDWTAKREDAQPLRFEVTERTDRGFAGWWGKEKDNSLLNFLRFEAPCVLQNNREIIDENGVTQYFTGLFLCRPTGQGKSMLIVRFGGTKRSHIAKWIPEWYFHQNASKVFEQDMGFLSSQNEVLMKEKIPTKNLYLNLRSSDTWVAEYRKWMDKVGHGMPYHFGHNTISLPELPAVIEHAPAGLVAGVSASSPAKGGIGQMHAPNLANRYYRHVIHCRECSSVVKAFETWKNTLSAIAVVLSALAILASGRQWKTFLLVSAGLCLAGVYACSTAIAMNTTNFIRTHRRL, encoded by the exons ATGGCGTTTACATTTCTTTCTCACATTACCTTCCTCTCTAAACCCTTCACTTTCTCTTCCAAAGTCACACCACCAACACCCCTTTACACTAAAACCCACCTTCTCAAACCACTAAACATAAGACCTCAGCGCACAAAATGCCATGCTATTAGTGATCTACAAGCCACTACTGTTCCTGAGAGCAGAGAAGTGGAAGATCAAGAGGATCACGTGGTGCTTCAGGATCCCTTTAGTGAGGAGGAAAGGAGAGGGGAGAGAGTGGTGGCAGAATATGAATGGACGGAGGAGTGGTACCCACTTTACCTCACTAAGGATGTACCAGATGATGCACCTTTGGGGCTCACTGTGTTTCATAAGCAGATAGTTTTGTTTAAAGATGGACAGGGTGAGCTTCGTTGCTATGAGGATAGATGTGCTCATAG GTTAGCTAAACTATCAGAAGGTCAGTTGATAGATGGAAGACTTGAATGTCTTTATCATGGCTGGCAATTTGAAGGGGAAGGCAAATGTGTCAGGATACCTCAG CTTCCTGCAAACGCTAAAATTCCTCGCTCGGCTTGTGTCAAGACATACGAGGTGAGGGAGTCACAAGGAGTTGTGTGGGTGTGGATGTCCCAAAAGACTCCACCAAACCTTAACAAGCTACCTTGGTTTGAGAATTTTGCCAGGCCAGGGTTCCAAGATACTTCGGCTGTCCATGAGCTTCCCTATGATCACTCTATACTTCTTGAAAACCTCATGGATCCAGCACATATTCCAATCTCACATGACAGGACAGACTGGACTGCAAAAAGAGAAGATGCCCAGCCACTGCGTTTTGAGGTCACTGAACGCACCGATAGGGGATTTGCAGGATGGTGGGGAAAGGAAAAAGATAACTCATTGCTAAACTTCCTACGGTTTGAAGCACCGTGTGTTCTTCAAAATAATAGAGAAATCATTGATGAGAATGGAGTGACGCAGTACTTCACAGGCCTCTTCCTGTGCAGACCAACTGGACAAGGAAAATCTATGCTTATTGTGAGGTTTGGAGGAACAAAAAGATCCCACATTGCAAAATGGATTCCTGAATGGTACTTTCATCAGAATGCAAGTAAGGTCTTTGAACAAGATATGGGATTCCTGTCATCCCAAAATGAGGTTCTAATGAAAGAAAAAATCCCCACTAAGAATCTGTACCTCAATTTAAGGTCCTCAGATACATGGGTAGCAGAATACAGGAAATGGATGGACAAAGTTGGACATGGGATGCCCTATCATTTTGGGCACAACACAATCTCTCTACCTGAACTGCCTGCCGTTATTGAACATGCACCAGCCGGGCTTGTTGCCGGAGTTTCAGCATCTTCACCAGCCAAGGGTGGGATTGGACAAATGCATGCACCCAATTTGGCCAACAGGTATTACCGGCATGTAATCCATTGCAGGGAATGCAGTAGTGTTGTCAAAGCTTTTGAGACTTGGAAAAATACACTTTCGGCTATAGCTGTTGTATTGAGTGCATTGGCTATTCTAGCTTCCGGAAGGCAGTGGAAGACCTTTCTCTTGGTATCAGCAGGCTTGTGCTTGGCAGGAGTTTATGCATGCTCAACTGCTATTGCAATGAACACAACAAATTTCATAAGAACACACAGGAGACTATGA